One genomic window of Longimicrobium sp. includes the following:
- a CDS encoding bifunctional nuclease family protein, giving the protein MIKVRVQSLGLDQNTKSPVVILQEEEGDRVLPIWIGPAEASAIAMELAGMKFARPLTHDLFPSIINGLGGHLTRVLITRVQDNTYFAELVIQRGEELFTVDARPSDSIAIALRTRAQLFAGDELLTTAAFEIAPPEAGDDVPGGEVELPPGAGLTSEELKEYLRRLNPEDLGRFNP; this is encoded by the coding sequence ATGATCAAGGTACGGGTACAGAGCCTGGGGCTCGACCAGAACACCAAGTCGCCGGTCGTCATCCTCCAGGAGGAGGAGGGCGACCGCGTTCTGCCCATCTGGATCGGCCCCGCCGAGGCCAGCGCCATCGCCATGGAGCTGGCGGGGATGAAGTTCGCCCGCCCGCTCACGCACGACCTTTTCCCGTCCATCATCAACGGGCTGGGCGGCCACCTCACGCGCGTCCTCATCACCCGCGTGCAGGACAACACCTACTTCGCCGAGCTGGTCATCCAGCGCGGCGAGGAACTGTTCACCGTGGACGCGCGCCCGTCGGACTCCATCGCCATCGCGCTGCGCACGCGCGCGCAGCTGTTCGCGGGCGACGAGCTGCTGACCACCGCCGCGTTCGAGATCGCCCCTCCCGAGGCGGGCGACGACGTTCCCGGCGGCGAGGTGGAGCTGCCGCCCGGCGCGGGGCTGACCTCCGAGGAGCTGAAGGAGTACCTGCGCCGCCTGAATCCCGAAGACCTGGGCCGCTTCAACCCGTGA